Part of the Citrus sinensis cultivar Valencia sweet orange chromosome 2, DVS_A1.0, whole genome shotgun sequence genome, GCTGGGATGCTATGTTTAGTTCTTGTATTGGCTAGCCTTCTTTTAGCTTAGTTAGGTTCTGCATTTTTCTTCACTTTGCTTCATCTTTGTGTAAGCTTTTTCTGTACCATATTTGTACATGAATGCATCAGATTCGGAAATACGAGGCATCAGAGAGAGCCCTAGTttaagggtttttttttttttttctaatccTCGCTGTATGATAACCTTAGGAATAGTTGAGACCTTAATGGAGAGTGTCAAATTATCCAATTTAATTCTGCTTGCTGTGAATGCTTTTCATGAGCAACCATTGTTGTAACAGTTAGCGTGCTATATGTTTTTCAGTATCTTACATTTAATGCATGCATTATTCGTTGTGCATGCCAAAGCAGTAATTGGAGACGTTAGGAGAGTTGTTCTTGGGAGTGATTGTCCAGTGTTTTTGCAAAATTCGGCTGCCTGCACCCAGGCTCTCTCCCATTGTAGACTTtgaatctaattattttcaaaaagttGAAACCTTGAAACTGCAAAAGCAAAATTCTGTGTATCAAAGAACGAAGACCGATTGGAAGGGAGTTCGGAGGAGTGGTAACAATTTATCGGATATTTCTTGCAGTTCCGATATTTTAGTTCAACTTTGATGAGTAGTCATGACCGGTATGTTCTGTAATACAGTTGTAATACTGAGTAGGCCAAACTGTACTTATACAAATTGGTATGGAAGTATTATATCATGCTTACATGTCCCACAGTTTTTTTCACCTTCGGTGGTATGGGAAACGTGGCGGTTATATGATACCATCACATCGATTTGTGTTAATAGAGTGTGTATTCTTGGTATAACCATTTGTAAAACACACAAGTTAATTTGTAACAGTAAGAGGAAGTATTGTACACGTGACTATATCTTTTTTATCATTGAAAATGTTTTGTAGAGCTAGTAATttgtctaaatttattttgtataaattaatatggtataaatgttttggttgaatgaacatataaaattataaaaataaactatgtAGGTCGtgagataaatttattttgtacaaattgatgtggtataaattttttggttgaatgaaacatataaaattataaaaataaattatgtaggtcatgagatatttaatttaactaattaaatggTATTATATAAGTTTGTATCCTAACCCTAGACACTTGCTAAAAAATGTGCATGCATTGTGTGTGGACTTCATAGGTCAAATAAACATGCTAGCACCCTTTATCTCTGAAATCTTTTGCCACTTACATTCCCCTGATTGCAAAGAGGCGCTTCTTCGAGTTGGACTACATGAAAGCTGAACAAATGTTGCGAGTCCTACACATTTTCCGATAAAATCGGttcgtttttgttttcttttttgggtggGGGGAAGGGGGGAGGGGATGGAATTACTGTTTATGAATGTATATGtgtatgataaaaataattaagcttATAACCTGTTTAGTATTGAtgttctataatttttaaatcacaattatcaattattattaaaagaaattagagtcatgaaataaaatgagataattataaattttaaataataatttagataaataataaaaaaattatatatttttatatattgttggAGCTGGGGAGTTCGGTTGACCCTCGAATCATTTCTTCAATTGCTGGCTGTGCATCAGAGATTATATCTAAAATAAGTAAGCGAGACTCAATTGAGATAAAATAGTATAAATAACGTGAGACAAAACTATTATAAATCGCGCAAGTGCCAGTCATCGTCATTGGACATTATAAATAGCATCCGCCATAAGGTTTACGACACATTGTCAATGAACACCCAATATAAATaagatttgaaagaaaaggaatGAACCATCAAAAATCTATTTCCATTGCCCATAGTTTTAAACCCACCCAACCCcccaaatttataaatttggaaaaaaaaaaaaaaaaagatgtctTGTTTCAAGtctgtaaataaataaaagtggaccaaaaaaattacagagtTTTATATCACCAGCACAGATTACGCAGGCAGGCAATATTGCAGCTGCAGCAGCAAAGAACACTACCATCAGACGGGATGTAAGCACGGTGCCAGCAATCAACGTCCACAATGGGTAATCAAGCAAAAGACCTGATTTCTTCAATAACAGGAACACTACAATACAATCCTAGTTGtcttgaattgtttcaaaatccCACCAGTTAAGAAGATATCTACAAGCTCCTGTAGTCCATAACAGTAACTTCATCCTCTGGTGCATCTAGGTCTTGATAACTGaatgaaacaagaaaatgagttATAACCAAATTCCAACCAACTccattgaaaaaaaagtagGAACAATGTGTTTTAGACAAAAAATGGGTTtgctaataatgaaaattttacatgCATCAATATAGCAGTCACAATCTGAAGCCACTCATGTATTTCATTACtttaacaataatgataaaaggAGTCCAAACTGAAAACATATAATAAAGCTTCCcaggaaaaaatatatatagagagagaaagatggAATGTAAATTTAGTGGGTGAgagaccaaaaataaataaataaataaataattgaactaatttctctaaaatccaaaataattcCCCCAACGTTGATGCCTTGACATTCTTGACAAGTTGACCATAACTGACTTCAGATATTGATAACAATTTCAGCCATAATCCCAACCGtcaagtttaaataaattatatatgcgTAAAAAACAGCAGTAAATAAAAACCATGAAGTTGGCCAAAGATGCCCCAATGAATACCTTCTTATACGTCGAGGATCCTGTCGAAAGGCTGGAGATAAAAGAATAGGGCCTGGACCACTTATTTGGGGTCCAGGACGTCCGTGTCTACCACCCCCTTCAAAAGGAGGGCCACCCTGATCTCTAATCATCTGCATAGCGACTTCAGGAGGCGCTGGAACAAAGGGCCCCAGTGGACTGCAATTAGAGTAATAAGTAAGCTgtctagaaaaataaaatctacaGCCTATCGGCTTCAAGATGACAGATAAATTTGTTGCACTAACTGTTGACCTACCCAGCACCAGGAACAGGCATCAATACTGGTGGAGGAGGTATATCTGACGGAAAAGGAGGAGCAACACGAATGCCTTGTCCACCAAAGGTATCAAACATCGATTCATCGCGATTTGCCCCTTCAGGAACATCATCATTGGAAGGAAAATCACTTGCCTGTGCATTATCAGACCTATCGTATCTATCACTGCCATTAGGCCGATAGTCACGATCTCTACGGTTACCACGTTCATCTTTCAATCGGTTGTCTGGACCTAGTTTGCGTCTCAATGGCCTGTCCTTCtgcaaagaaaaaacaaaaatacaaacatataaaaatatgaatataaatataaataaaataacattactACCAACAACAatgaaaacaatgaaaatgataatcATGAGTTAAAGCCCTAATAACAACATAAACAGCATATAGCAGAGGTTTCCAAAGGAGTAggtgattattatttttggtcaattcttttaattttattttgtaacagCTTCAGTACGTTAGTGAACAGAAGTTGCAGCTTAAGACAACAGAAACTAAAATGCAATCTTTTGGCATATGCAAACAAAAATCAGAACAAGTGAACAGAATGAGGGTTGAATACTCAGTGTGTATGTATTTGAGTCTGTCTGTgcaaataaaaacacaacTGAATGTTACTATCAAATAACTACTGTGACTAACTCGTTTCCAATGACATTTTGTCagtcaaattaatatttgcatGTATAGCAACACATTAGCACATTAAGCCACACATATTTTTCTAGTATAATCGAATAAATCATACCGGCATGGGTTGCTGCATAACAGGGGTCCCACCAGGTGCATCAGGATCACtgtaaatgacaaaaaaaaaaaaaatgtgataaATCTTCAGAAGAAATGTATAGAGAAACCCAACAAGCAACAAAGTCAAGACTTACTTCATGTAATTCTGGAAATACAGCTCTTCGCGCACTTTGGAGGTGAGCTCTATCACAAGTTCTGGGTGCTTGAGTTTAAGATGCTTGTGCACAAACTCAGCAGCATGAAAAAGCTTTGTGCAACCTTTGGCTCCACAACCATACTTCCAACCATATTTTTCATCCCTAATCTTTCGGACAAAGGGATCCAGAGCAtcaacagcagcagcatcaATCTTATCCTTAGCAGTCATTATTTCCAAGGGATCTTGACTTCTCAATCTCTCTTGCCAACGAAAGTCAAGTTTCTTTTCCCACTCCGCTCCATTATTAGTTATGTCAGAACTCTTTCCCTCAGCTCTCACATGTCTGAGACCCTTGGCTTCACTTGTTTCAACCATCCCATAATAATCCACGCCATGTATGCGCCACAGATAAGTAATAAGTGTATCCAGCAGCTCAACTCCCTCGAGGCCCTTAACAGAGGTCAAGCCTCGAATGATAATAACTGGACCAGTGGAGCCATGGGATTTCTCCCGGttcattttatcattatcagatccacataaaatattttccgtAATTCCTTTCTCAGAGTCAAGTTTACGAACAAGGGCCTGCGCTTGTTCAATGTCAACTTGAATTCTTCTTGGCTCTGAACTAATTGGGTGAGCCTTAGGTGCAGCAGAAAGAAGATCAGTTTCTTTAGCTGGTCCCCGACCGTGCCGTCTTCTTTTACCACCATTGTCTACATCATCATCAGAATTTGGTTCACTCGTCTGTCCTAATTTATTTGACGATGATGCATTGACACTGGGACCTCTGCATTGTTGA contains:
- the LOC102626268 gene encoding serrate RNA effector molecule, whose product is MAQVMNMAVDSLDRRRKDKSSAGDDNGNGNGNGNDNEDNIDNNTNNSAPQSSPPPPPPPTRRRERDSRERRDDRDFDRPLPNRRGPDYYDRNRSPPPPVPRERDRDYKRRSTVSPPPPPLPYRDRRHSPPPRRSPPYKRSRRDDGGYEPRRGSPRGGFGPDRRFGYDYTGGYEREMGGRPGYGDERPHGRFAGRSSGGYQSGPSEWDSSRGGYGDASNTGSTQREGLMSYKQFIQELEDDILPAEAERRYQEYKSEYISTQKRVFFDAHKDEEWLKDKYHPTNLVAVIERRNDLARKVAKDFLLDLQSGTLDLGPSVNASSSNKLGQTSEPNSDDDVDNGGKRRRHGRGPAKETDLLSAAPKAHPISSEPRRIQVDIEQAQALVRKLDSEKGITENILCGSDNDKMNREKSHGSTGPVIIIRGLTSVKGLEGVELLDTLITYLWRIHGVDYYGMVETSEAKGLRHVRAEGKSSDITNNGAEWEKKLDFRWQERLRSQDPLEIMTAKDKIDAAAVDALDPFVRKIRDEKYGWKYGCGAKGCTKLFHAAEFVHKHLKLKHPELVIELTSKVREELYFQNYMNDPDAPGGTPVMQQPMPKDRPLRRKLGPDNRLKDERGNRRDRDYRPNGSDRYDRSDNAQASDFPSNDDVPEGANRDESMFDTFGGQGIRVAPPFPSDIPPPPVLMPVPGAGPLGPFVPAPPEVAMQMIRDQGGPPFEGGGRHGRPGPQISGPGPILLSPAFRQDPRRIRSYQDLDAPEDEVTVMDYRSL